One window of the Cotesia glomerata isolate CgM1 linkage group LG10, MPM_Cglom_v2.3, whole genome shotgun sequence genome contains the following:
- the LOC123273069 gene encoding uncharacterized protein LOC123273069: MSTANREKKRRVSYFVGLDNYDDSENENKNDKNKKEQEEIYGWDLFRFIPLKAKTGSMVETRLYELCLQIIRVIAYASIFTIVIVSGVIAKSTILFAISQLERKDRLIYCEYNEYGEKTFNLSAEKYEY, translated from the exons ATGTCTACCGCGAATCGTGAAAAAAAACGACGAGTTAGTTATTTTGTTGGACTAGATAATTATGATGAttctgaaaatgaaaataaaaatgacaagAACAAAAA AGAGCAAGAAGAGATTTATGGCTGGGATCTTTTTCGTTTCATTCCTTTGAAGGCCAAAACTGGGTCCATGGTTGAGACACGTTTATATGAATTGTGTCTTCAGATAATTAGAGTTATAGCTTATGCAAGTATATTTACCATCGTTATTGTAAGTGGAGTAATTGCAAAATCAACCATCTTATTTGCTATATCACAACTAGAACGGAAAGatagattaatttattgtgAATATAATGAATATGGTGAGAAAACATTCAATTTATCTGCAGAAAAATACGAATATTAA
- the LOC123272888 gene encoding circumsporozoite protein-like: protein MFNEMNKSLAGGHARNLADGLAGDHADSFSIGLAVGITGGRFAGSCANGMAASLASNFASDHSDGFARDYADGLSGGLAGDHADGLAGGLAGDYADGFSGSLARDHADDIAGDHADDHSGGLAGDHADGLSRGFAGDHADDLSGGLAVNHADGLSGSLAGHHADDLFGSLAGNHADDLE, encoded by the exons atgtttaatgaaatgaataaaa gtctcgctggaggtcACGCTAGAAATCttgctgacggtctcgctggagatcacgctgatagTTTTTCTATAGGTCTCGCTGTCGGTATCACTGGAGGTCGTTTTGCTGGGAGTTGTGCTAATGGTATGGCTGCCAGTCTCGCTAGTAATTTTGCTAGCGATCACAGTGACGGTTTCGCTCGAGATtacgctgacggtctttctggaggtctcgctggagatcacgctgatggTCTCGCTGGAG gtctcgctggtgattacGCTGACGGTTTTTCTGGGAGTCTCGCtagagatcacgctgacgatatCGCTGGAGATCATGCTGACGATcattctggaggtctcgctggagatcacgctgacggtctctcTAGAGgtttcgctggagatcacgctgacgatctttctggaggtctcgctgttAATCACGCTGATGGTCTTTCTGGAAGTCTCGCTGGccatcacgctgacgatctttttgGAAGTCTTGCTGgaaatcacgctgacgatctcgagtga
- the LOC123272889 gene encoding uncharacterized protein LOC123272889 yields the protein MSSNLQENNNNISDEKHEEIMEIEAIEDTSRDYNSNDDCDATTSSQELQSKSDSFMSQNSNVSNFETDFLTAKRTPKINIMTPELAAALDRGNVSSRSATYVLAATLKCVGFDTRNVNLSYKTIQRQRIIHRKEIAKGLKEDLKFNDNYVVHWDGKLLSDIVGTETVDRLPVILTSIWD from the exons ATGTCTTCAAATCtgcaagaaaataataataatatctcaGACGAAAAACACGAAGAAATAATGGAAATAGAGGCGATAG aagACACCTCTCGTGATTATAACAGTAATGATGATTGTGATGCTACAACATCTAGTCAGGAGTTGCAATCAAAGTCAGATTCATTTATGAGTCAAAATTCAAATGTGTCTAACTTTGAAACAGATTTTTTAACAGCAAAACGGacaccaaaaattaatattatgacGCCAGAATTAGCTGCTGCACTGGATCGTGGTAATGTAAGTAGCCGAAGCGCCACATATGTTTTGGCAGCTACTTTAAAATGTGTGGGATTCGATACTCGGAATGTAAATTTGAGTTATAAAACTATTCAACGACAGCGTATAATTCATCGGAAAGAAATTGCTAAAGGCTTAAAAGAAGACTTAAAATTCAATGACAATTATGTGGTCCATTGGGATGGTAAACTGCTAAGTGATATTGTTGGGACAGAAACAGTAGATAGGCTTCCGGTGATTTTAACATC GATCTGGGATTGA